The Mus musculus strain C57BL/6J chromosome 2, GRCm38.p6 C57BL/6J genome has a window encoding:
- the Commd7 gene encoding COMM domain-containing protein 7 isoform 2 (isoform 2 is encoded by transcript variant 2): MKSLLLVPNGALKKGLTAEQVRTDLQTLGLSEEKATYFSEKWKQNASTLAQWAMGQTLMVNQLIDMEWRFGVTSGSSELEKVGSIFLQLKLVVKKGKQTENLYMELTLPQFYSFLHEMERVRASMECLS; this comes from the exons GTGCACTGAAGAAAGGCCTCACTGCCGAGCAGGTGCGGACTGATCTCCAGACGCTAG GTCTTAGCGAGGAGAAAGCCACTTACTTTTCTGAAAAG TGGAAGCAGAACGCCTCGACCCTTGCACAGTGGGCCATGGGTCAGACCCTGATGGTTAACCAGCTGATTGATATGGAGTGGAGGTTTGGAG TGACGTCTGGGAGCAGTGAattagagaaagtgggaagcatATTTTTACAG TTAAAGTTGGTGgttaagaaaggaaaacaaactgaaaatttGTATATGG AACTAACCTTGCCCCAGTTCTACAGCTTCCTGCACGAGATGGAGAGAGTCCGAGCGAGCATGGAGTGCCTCAGCTGA